One Candidatus Cloacimonadota bacterium genomic window, GGATTATCAGGGATGCCAGAGGTGAAGCAAAAGGAGCGGTTATTGCATTAACTAATCTGGATAGGAAAAAAACGGATAAGACAAAAGAATTAGAATTTTAATCCCGATTTGAATGGAAATAATATATCAGGAAGAAACATCTCAAAGAATCGATAAATATATTGTCAGTCTGAATGATAAAAGATTGTATTCGAGATCATTCATTGACAGACTTATCAAAGAAAATCAGATCAGAGTAAATAGCAAACCAGTCAAAAAAAACCACCATCTGAAAAAAGGTGAGATCATAAATATCGAAATACCGGAGAGAACCGATTTATTACCGGAACCGGAAGATATTACTCTGAATATTGTGTATGAAGATGAATCCCTGATAATCATAAATAAACAGGCGGGATTAACAGTTCATCCTGCTCCGGGAAATCCGAAAGGGACTTTGGTAAATGCTCTGGTCTATCATTTCAAAGATGATCTCTCGTCCGGGAATGATAAATTTCGACCGGGAATAATTCATCGGCTTGATAAGAATACTTCGGGCTTGATGATCGTTGCAAAAAATGACAGAGTTCATTATCTGCTCTCAAAGATGTTTCAAGAGAGGAAGATCGAGAAATATTATCAAGCGATCGTTACCGGAGTTCCAGCAAAGAGAGAAGATACGATCATCACCTTCATAAATCGGAGCAGGAAAGACAGAAAAAAAATGTCGGTAGCAGATTCCGGGAAAAAGGCGATCACATATTATAGGGTGATCAAAGAATTTGATTTTTTCTCACATTTAGAAGTAAAACTCGAAACCGGAAGAACGCACCAGATAAGAGTTCATATGTCTCATCTGAATTGTCCTGTTTTAGGGGACGGAACATATTCAAATCTGAAAAGAACTATAAATCAAATCCCTGTTCATTTACAGAAGAAGGTTAAATATCTTCTTGCTAATCACCTTAAAAGACAGGCTCTGCATTCTTATAGATTGAGTTTTGAGCATCCAATAACGGGCAGGGCAATCGATATTGAGATAGACTTGCCGG contains:
- a CDS encoding RluA family pseudouridine synthase encodes the protein MEIIYQEETSQRIDKYIVSLNDKRLYSRSFIDRLIKENQIRVNSKPVKKNHHLKKGEIINIEIPERTDLLPEPEDITLNIVYEDESLIIINKQAGLTVHPAPGNPKGTLVNALVYHFKDDLSSGNDKFRPGIIHRLDKNTSGLMIVAKNDRVHYLLSKMFQERKIEKYYQAIVTGVPAKREDTIITFINRSRKDRKKMSVADSGKKAITYYRVIKEFDFFSHLEVKLETGRTHQIRVHMSHLNCPVLGDGTYSNLKRTINQIPVHLQKKVKYLLANHLKRQALHSYRLSFEHPITGRAIDIEIDLPEDMRYTLEWLERNFSG